The Caldanaerovirga acetigignens genome segment CGAAAATCGATAGGGTTCTGGATACTTTCGGGAAATTATCTCCTTTAGACCTTGAACTTTATGCAACTGTTCATTTTATTGCTACTGCTTTACAGGAGGCGTACGGTAACGTAGACGAACAAAAGGTAATAGCAGAGGTTTACCGGGCTAAAGGAGGCAAATTTACTTTTTCGCAGATCAAGCAGGCCTATGATAATCTTATTACCTGGGGCTGGCTCATCAAACATTAACAACTTACATTAGAAAGCAGGGATAAAAACTTGCTTAACCCCAAAGGCAAAGTCCTGTTCCTCGCCACAGTCTATACCCACTTGGCTTATTTTCACATACCTTTTATGCAGCTTTTGCAAAATAAAGGCTACGAAGTACACGCAGCAGCTTCTCCAGATGAGGGTGGAAAAGAAGATGTAGAGGCTACAGGGGCAAGGTGCTGGGATATAACTTTTTCCCGTTCGCCCTATAGCCTTAAAAATTGGCGAGCTATGAAAGAATTAGGCTACCTGTTCGAGGCTTACCGTTTTGATCTTATCCATGTCTATACCCCCGTAGCCGCTTTTCTAGGGAGATTCGTGGCTAGAGCTAAAAATCAAGGCCCCGTGCTATACACGGCTCATGGATTTCACTTTTACCGGGGTGCACCTTTAAAAAACTGGCTCCTGTATTACCCCCTGGAACGGCTGGCTTCCCGCTGGACCGACGGGCTCATCGTGATCAATAGGGAAGATTTCGAAAGCGCCCGCCGGCTCAGCTTTGAGCCGGGCAGAAACCTCTTTTACGTGCATGGTGTAGGAGTAGATCTTAGCTATTATACATCTCTGTCTTCCACAGGAGAATACGTACGGGTAAAACTCGGCCTTTCTCACTCTGATATAATTGTCACCTGTGTGGCAGAAATGAATCCCAATAAAAATCACATGTTGCTCTTGAGTGCATGGAAAAAGCTAGCGGCAGAATGTTCTAATTGTCACCTCCTGATGGTAGGTAAAGGAGAGCTGATGCAGGTTCTGCAGAAAAAAGTAAGGAAAGAAAAAATACCTAGGGTGTATTTCCTAGGCTACCGCCGGGATGTACCTCAAATCCTTCTGGAAAGTGATATTGTGACTCTAACCTCAAAGCGTGAAGGCCTTCCTAAGTCTATTATGGAGGCTATGGCTGCTGGGAAACCGGTGGTGGCTACTAATGTGCGCGGCAGTCGCGATCTGGTAGAACACGGAAAAACGGGGTTTTTGTTGGAATTAGGGGATACTGAAGGTTTGTTTCTTGCCCTTAAGAGTCTTATAGAAAACGAAAAATTGCGTAAAACCATGGGTCAAGCCGGCCGTGAAAAGATTAAAGATTATTCCCTGGACAGGGTTCTCAATGAGATGGAGGCTATTTACATGCGTTATTTGTAACATTAAAAGTGGTTACCTGATAACAATTGTTAGCAGGAAAAACTCGTCGAATTATTTTAATTTAAGAGAATAATAGGGGAGCTCCTCCGATGGATGGGATAACCAAAAAGAATTTAATTTCCTTATTGTTAGCAATGCTAGATATATTTTTTATCAATTTGGGTTATTTATTAATTTTTTATCTATGGAAAGGCAAATTTTCGACCGAGAATATAGAGGCATACATTACCGTCATCCCTGTAATTTCGATATCGGCTTTGATATTATTCAACATATACGGTTTATATAACATCGAAAGGAGAAACATAAGTGAACTGGCTGTTTCAAGCGTAATTGCGCTCTTTTTTTCCAATGTTATCGGTATGGCTTCGAGCTTTTTCCTTCGGAGTTTTGCTTTTCCAAGGAGTGTTTTTATCGGTGGTTTTATACTGCAAACGGTTTTTATCGTTATTTTAAGGTACATAGCAATAAATTTATACAAAAAGATGCACGGGCCGGAGCGATTGCTCATAGTAGGCAGGGAGGAAGATGCAAAGCAGATAATAAACAGTATTTCTAGGATTGACCGCGGATGGGTGGACTGCAGGTATGCGGTGCTGGGAAATGAGGTAGAAACGCTGAAAGGGGCCATAGCCCTGGCCGATACCATATTTTTAACGGCAGAGGCGGCTAAAAATTTAAAAAAGGAGATTGTAGACGCTTCTTTAAAGGGAAAGAAAATTGCTATCATCCCAGATTTATATGAAATCCTGATGCCGAAGGCCAGGCTTGTCACCTTCGATGATTTACTGGTTTTCGAACTCCCCAACTGGAATATAAGTAAGGGCCAGCAGGCAATTAAAAGGGCACTGGATTTTATCAGCGCGCTGTTGGGCCTGATTTTATCCCTTCCTCTAATTGCCGTTGTATCGATCCTTATCAAACTGACCTCCGAAGGCCCGATCTTTTTCGTCCAGGAGAGAGTCGGCCAGTACGGGAAGAGATTCAAACTTTATAAGTTCCGG includes the following:
- a CDS encoding glycosyltransferase family 4 protein yields the protein MLNPKGKVLFLATVYTHLAYFHIPFMQLLQNKGYEVHAAASPDEGGKEDVEATGARCWDITFSRSPYSLKNWRAMKELGYLFEAYRFDLIHVYTPVAAFLGRFVARAKNQGPVLYTAHGFHFYRGAPLKNWLLYYPLERLASRWTDGLIVINREDFESARRLSFEPGRNLFYVHGVGVDLSYYTSLSSTGEYVRVKLGLSHSDIIVTCVAEMNPNKNHMLLLSAWKKLAAECSNCHLLMVGKGELMQVLQKKVRKEKIPRVYFLGYRRDVPQILLESDIVTLTSKREGLPKSIMEAMAAGKPVVATNVRGSRDLVEHGKTGFLLELGDTEGLFLALKSLIENEKLRKTMGQAGREKIKDYSLDRVLNEMEAIYMRYL
- a CDS encoding sugar transferase, producing the protein MDGITKKNLISLLLAMLDIFFINLGYLLIFYLWKGKFSTENIEAYITVIPVISISALILFNIYGLYNIERRNISELAVSSVIALFFSNVIGMASSFFLRSFAFPRSVFIGGFILQTVFIVILRYIAINLYKKMHGPERLLIVGREEDAKQIINSISRIDRGWVDCRYAVLGNEVETLKGAIALADTIFLTAEAAKNLKKEIVDASLKGKKIAIIPDLYEILMPKARLVTFDDLLVFELPNWNISKGQQAIKRALDFISALLGLILSLPLIAVVSILIKLTSEGPIFFVQERVGQYGKRFKLYKFRTMKKDAEKHTGPVIAGRDDPRLAPLGKVLRALRLDEIPQLINVLKGDMSLIGPRPERPVFVEKYCQINPYYNYRHLVKPGITGLAQVMGSYDTSFEDKLRYDLYYISNYSLLLDLKIFFLTIKTVLLAEGIVKKKNIDVDEQWQNMIVLCSEELSSSRENH